AATCTAATCTCTAAATTTTGAGCCCTGGAAAATttgcaatttcaaattttagatcagtgcttgtatattttattgtttaatgtgATGTAGTGCAGGGTATCTTGAATTTGGACCATTATACTATTATGTTGTTTTCTCTGACTAACCGTTGGCATGTGATTATGATGTAAAATATGACATCAAGAAGAGTAAAACCATCTGGAGCTAGTCAAGCTTCATCACAAGCATCTACTGCAAGCATGATGACTCCTTTTGTATATGCATCCATTAAGAGAAAATTGGTGCAAATTGAAACGATTAGAATTGATTATATGGATATTGATTTGGCTACAATAGGAGATTTTGATGTCTCAGCTTCAAGTGAAGAAGTCGAAGCAATTGAACGTCCTGAAAGACAAACAGAAGCACCACTTTTTGTTATTCCATCTACTAAGAAGAGGAAAACATCAGTTGTTTAGCAGTGTTTTTCATAAGATATGTTTGTTACTATTGGAGATGCTACATATGCGGTTTGCAAGTATTGccagaaaaagatgaaattgcaaaagaccaAGGCTACTTCCCATTTGACACGACATATGGGGTAATAtgttgaaaggaagaaagcaaTGGAGACAAACTATCTTGGGTTTTGAGTGTTCAATCTTAGGGTTACCTACTCCAACTGTGGtgaaaacaaagacaaattatgagcatcccaaggttagtttgagttcaattaataATGTCTATTGTTACtatgaaattgttataaaattaattgtattaactaatgcaatgatTATGGTATTGGTGTTTCAGGTTTAAGAGGCCTTAGCTCACTTGGTTATGATATAtgaattgtcatttaatatCGTTAAGCACCCcgacttcattaatttttgtcacgtTCTACAACCTCTTTATGAAAAAGttagaaggaaacaagtaaaagCTTATTGCATTAGGGTTTATCAAGCAGAGGGTGAGAGGTTGAAGAAGACTTTTGAGGAGATTAGAAAGATTAGTATTACTACTGATCTTTGGAAGTCAgatcatcaaaatattgagtatatgATACTCACGGCATATTGGGTGAACCAGTTGTGGtccttaaataaacaaattataaattctgTACACCTACCTCCACCTAGGAGAGGAATAGACATTGCAACAACAATTTTTGACTGTCTAAAGGGTTGGGGGATTGAAAACaaggtaaaatcaaatttgcaaattgtttatcaaaatacacatataattttattgtatataatttcattaatatttattaattttgtgtgTAGGTGGAAACTGTCACAGTAGACAATGGTACTGCAAATGATAGTTGCGTTAGAAGATTGaaggaagattttcaaatgcaGAGACCTTTGTTGTGTAATGGAAAACTTTTTCATGTTAGGTGCACTGcccatattataaatttgttagttcagGATGGGGTGGCTATGATTAAACCCATCATAGACAATATTCAGGAAACTGTAAAGTTTATAAAAGCTAGTAAggcaagacaaaaaaattttgcgAAAATTGCAATGTAGTGTGGAATAAAAGAAAGGAAGCTAGTTTTGGATTGTGCTACACGATGGAATAGTACATACAAAATGCTAATGACAACACTACAGTTCAGAGAggtctttcttcattttatatttgttgagTCAAGCTATATATATTGCTTGACAAGGGAAGAGTGGGAGAGATTGGAGGTTGTTTGTgactttttagaaatatttgatgatataacaaaattaatttctggGTCGCAGTACACAACTGCAAATAGGTATTTTCAAGAAGTATTTAGGATAAAAGAGATCCTTAAAGAGcgagaatttgatgaagattattcTATATCAATGATGGTGCAAGCAATGtcagaaaaatttaacaaatattagaGTGAGGTGAATTTTCTTATGGCGATTACTAGCATCATGGATCCCaggtaattaatttacaattgattgggtttattataatatatatgtatacaaagaACATGTTTCTAACTAATTACTTTGGCTTGTGATGATTTCAGGATAAAGTTTCTTACGATTACTTTGGCATTTCCAATTTTACATGGTGAAGAAAATGCCCCTGTGgagatagaaaatatcaaaagaacATTAGAAAATTATACAACGAATACGTGACATGTTATCATCAAGAAATTCACTAACTGTATTTGCACATCCACAACATCAACTAAGGACCCAACAAGCACCATCAAGTACATCAGGTACATTAGATCATTGTcattaaatgaaactttataaGATATCATAAgttctaacatttaatttgtagATAAATCATCAAGCTCTCGATATTCAGAGATTAGACATTATGGTCCTAGATATAGTTGGTTACGTTTGAAAGAtcataaagagaaaacataCTCAGAAGAAACCATAAAGTCTGAGTTAGAAATGTATCTAGAAGAATGTAGTGTTGAGATACCTGACGATGTCAACTCAGGTGACTTTAATGTGTTTCACTAGTGGAGGgacaatcaatataagtataaagtacTTTCACAAATGGCAGTCGATATCTTAGCAATTCTTATTACAACAGTAGCTTTGGAGAACGCGTTTAGTGCGGGTAGTAGAGTGATTAACATGTACAGGTCATCTCTATCATTAGAAACAGTCAATATGCTTATGTGTGGAACCGATTGGATGAGaacatgttataatattaagaaacaaGATGAGGTAGTCAATTACTTATCACAGCTGCATgatctttaaattgatttttcatttaattgttggcagtatgattaatagctttcatgcatttttaatttcttgaagatGGAAGGTGAAAACGAGATTGTTGAGCTTATCTTGCcagataaataaagatataaggtaacataatatttaatagcatttaattcttaattgttgTTGTCTTTATAATGTTTGATAGTTGAGTAACTTTGAGGGTGTATGTGacattgtttttttatcttaatagaATCCAGTTGGGTTTAATAgcatttatgaatttttttgcaCCTATATCGTTGGAAGCAGCCCAgattttatggatttttttgCAAAGGATCATAAAGACCAAAGGGTGCTAATCTGAAAGCTATGGTAAGCACTAAGCAGATCTCATGCTTTGAATTGCCTATTGtctcaaaattttacttttagtttTGTATATGAACTTGGGTTTTACTTATTCGAAAGTCTGTTGTTTGTTACAGGAAGGCTTTTTTGTACAGTTGGTGTCCACCCTACAAGATGCAAGGTTACttactatttctttttaattttattttgtatgattGTTGTGATGTAACTTGACTACTTGTAATTATGTGGGTTGTTTTGAGATGTTTGTGAATGTTGTTTTTGTATGTTATTTTAGGAATTTGAAGAGAGTGGAGATCCTGAAAGGTATTTTCAGGCTTTGTTGTCATTGGCTAAGAAGGGAATTGAGAAAGGAAAGGTATGATTTAAATGAAAAGTGAAGGTtatggtatttaaaaaaaaaaggaaatgtttacttataaattgtaaatataaaagataCTATTACCAAAGTTAGCACTGTAGTTTGAAGAGAGTGATTAGCTTTGTGTTATGTATGCCATTGCCAGATCTTTCATAAATAAATGTGTAccgaattttgaattttagttgtTAATTCATCTCTGGTCAGCGTAGCTCCGTGATTAGATGATTGAAATACTACTAGAGTTTATGTTCTAATAATTGTAAGAAGTATCCATGCAGTTAGAATCTATTAACAAGTTTCTGTTGATCTAGATATAAAGATCCATTTCTTGATTACAATTTCAGTCGTATGACCCACTTGTTAAATGTTTAGATCAcagttataaatttttgtacTCCTGAATAATACATAAGACATCTGGACTCCAAATGAGTTGTATTTTATGTTAAACTTAcatattaaatgcatataagGTAGTGGCCATTGGTGAATGCGGATTGGACTATGACAGGCTTCACTTTTGCCCAGCAGAAACTCAAAGGAAGTAAGTGGTTACTGAAGCTCTTCATGTTAGTTATTAGTTGCATAGTCCTTTCTTACATTCAGATAATCCATGTTTGCATCACCTTTTGTGATGTAAAAACTAGGTATTTTGAGAAGCAGTTTGAATTAGCGTATGCAACAAAGCTGCCAATGTTCTTGCATATGC
This sequence is a window from Mangifera indica cultivar Alphonso chromosome 5, CATAS_Mindica_2.1, whole genome shotgun sequence. Protein-coding genes within it:
- the LOC123215335 gene encoding uncharacterized protein LOC123215335, which gives rise to MLSSRNSLTVFAHPQHQLRTQQAPSSTSDKSSSSRYSEIRHYGPRYSWLRLKDHKEKTYSEETIKSELEMYLEECSVEIPDDVNSGRLFCTVGVHPTRCKEFEESGDPERYFQALLSLAKKGIEKGKVVAIGECGLDYDRLHFCPAETQRK